One segment of Streptomyces sp. NA02950 DNA contains the following:
- a CDS encoding glycoside hydrolase family 38 C-terminal domain-containing protein — MHSDRAVTEARLKRVLEERIRPAVHPESVPLETGIWNAPGEPVPVAEGLAAPRTPIAAGAAWGPPWGTSWFTVRGTVPDSWAGRTVEAVLDLGFDENMPGFQCEGLVYRPDGSPVKGLNPRNQWVRVGSPVAGGEEVVLHIEAASNPVLLDYHPFQPTELGDPETAGSEPRYRLARMDLAVFDETVWELVQDLEVLGELMAELSPESPRRWEILRAVERALDAVDLQDVGGTAGRGRELLAEVLAAPAHASAHRISAVGHAHIDSAWLWPLRETVRKVARTTANMTALLEDEPDFVYAMSQAQQFAWIKEHRPEVYARVKKAVAEGRFVPVGGMWVESDTNMPGSEALARQFVHGKRFFLEEFGIETEEVWLPDTFGYSAALPQLVRQAGAKWFLTQKISWSQTNAFPHHTFWWEGLDGTRVFTHFPPIDTYNAQLSGKEVAHAVRNFREKGSAGRSLAPTGWGDGGGGTTREMVARAKRLADLEGSARVVFERPSAFFEKAHAEYGHAPVWVGELYLELHRATLTSQARTKQGNRRSEHLLREAELWAATAAVRTGFRYPYEALDRLWKTVLLHQFHDILPGSSIAWVHREAERTYARVAEELEEIVAGALAALAADGAEGGAELVFNAAPHERAGVPAGGAAPARPGVGAPVAAEPREGGGFVLDNGLLRIGIDGRGLVVSVYDLVADRETVAPGQAANLLQLHPDFPNMWDAWDVDHFYRNTVTDLTDVRELAWVDGAVRVVRTFGSSRVEQRLSLLQGERRLEIDTEVDWHETEKFLKAAFPLDVRSDRIAAETQFGHLHRPTHTNTSWDAAKFEACQHRFVHLEEPGWGAALVNDSTYGYDVTRTAHTTTVRLSLLRAPRFPDPRTDQGTHRFRYALVPGAAIGDAVREGYRINLPERRIPVGAAVAPLVSVEDDAVVVTAVKLADDGSGDVVVRLHESRGGRVRTGLTAGFPWTGAASCDLLERPTGRADTEGPHCALALRPFEIVTLRFSRTTE, encoded by the coding sequence CAGTGCGAGGGGCTGGTGTACCGGCCGGACGGCTCCCCGGTGAAGGGGCTCAATCCGCGCAACCAGTGGGTGCGGGTGGGGTCCCCGGTGGCGGGCGGCGAGGAGGTGGTGCTGCACATCGAGGCCGCCTCCAATCCGGTGCTGCTGGACTACCACCCCTTCCAGCCGACCGAGCTGGGCGATCCGGAGACGGCGGGCAGCGAGCCGCGGTACCGGCTGGCCCGGATGGATCTCGCCGTCTTCGACGAGACGGTGTGGGAGCTGGTGCAGGACCTGGAGGTGCTGGGCGAGCTGATGGCGGAGCTGTCGCCCGAGAGCCCGCGCCGCTGGGAGATCCTGCGCGCGGTCGAACGGGCCCTGGACGCGGTGGACTTGCAGGATGTGGGCGGTACGGCGGGCCGGGGCCGGGAGCTGCTGGCGGAGGTGCTGGCGGCCCCGGCCCATGCCTCGGCGCACCGGATCAGCGCGGTGGGCCACGCGCATATCGATTCGGCGTGGCTGTGGCCGCTGCGCGAGACGGTGCGCAAGGTGGCCCGCACCACCGCGAACATGACGGCGCTGCTGGAGGACGAGCCGGACTTCGTCTACGCGATGTCGCAGGCGCAGCAGTTCGCCTGGATCAAGGAGCACCGCCCGGAGGTGTACGCCCGGGTGAAGAAGGCCGTGGCGGAGGGCCGGTTCGTTCCGGTGGGCGGGATGTGGGTGGAGTCGGACACCAATATGCCGGGGTCGGAGGCGCTGGCCCGGCAGTTCGTGCACGGCAAGCGGTTCTTCCTGGAGGAGTTCGGCATCGAGACCGAGGAGGTGTGGCTGCCGGACACCTTCGGGTACTCGGCCGCGCTGCCGCAGCTGGTCAGGCAGGCGGGGGCGAAGTGGTTCCTCACCCAGAAGATCTCCTGGAGCCAGACCAACGCCTTTCCCCATCACACCTTCTGGTGGGAGGGGCTGGACGGCACCCGGGTGTTCACCCACTTCCCGCCGATCGACACCTACAACGCACAGCTGTCGGGGAAGGAGGTCGCGCACGCGGTCCGCAACTTCCGGGAGAAGGGCTCGGCGGGGCGTTCGCTGGCACCCACCGGCTGGGGCGACGGCGGCGGGGGCACCACCCGCGAGATGGTGGCCCGGGCCAAGCGGCTGGCGGACCTGGAGGGTTCGGCGAGGGTGGTCTTCGAACGCCCGTCGGCGTTCTTCGAGAAGGCGCACGCGGAGTACGGACATGCCCCGGTGTGGGTGGGCGAACTGTATCTGGAGCTGCACCGGGCGACGCTGACCAGCCAGGCCAGGACCAAGCAGGGCAATCGGCGCAGTGAGCACCTGCTGCGCGAGGCGGAGCTGTGGGCGGCGACGGCGGCGGTGCGCACCGGATTCCGCTATCCGTACGAGGCGCTGGACCGGCTGTGGAAGACGGTGCTGCTCCACCAGTTCCACGACATCCTGCCGGGGTCGTCGATCGCCTGGGTGCACCGGGAGGCGGAGCGGACGTACGCGCGGGTCGCCGAGGAACTGGAGGAGATCGTCGCGGGGGCGCTGGCCGCCCTCGCGGCGGACGGTGCGGAGGGCGGTGCGGAGCTGGTGTTCAACGCGGCTCCGCATGAGCGGGCCGGGGTTCCGGCGGGCGGTGCCGCGCCCGCGCGACCGGGCGTGGGCGCGCCGGTGGCCGCCGAGCCGCGCGAGGGCGGTGGCTTTGTGCTCGACAACGGGCTGCTGCGGATCGGTATCGACGGCCGCGGTCTGGTGGTGTCGGTGTACGACCTCGTCGCGGACCGGGAGACGGTGGCCCCGGGGCAGGCGGCCAATCTGCTCCAGCTGCACCCGGACTTCCCGAACATGTGGGACGCCTGGGACGTCGACCACTTCTACCGGAACACCGTCACCGACCTCACGGACGTGCGGGAGCTGGCGTGGGTCGACGGCGCGGTGCGGGTGGTGCGGACGTTCGGCTCCTCACGGGTCGAGCAGCGGCTGAGCCTTCTCCAGGGCGAACGGCGGCTGGAGATCGACACGGAGGTGGACTGGCACGAGACGGAGAAGTTCCTCAAGGCCGCCTTTCCGCTGGATGTGCGCAGCGACCGGATCGCCGCCGAGACCCAGTTCGGCCATCTGCACCGGCCCACGCACACCAACACCAGCTGGGATGCGGCGAAGTTCGAGGCGTGCCAGCACCGCTTCGTCCATCTGGAGGAGCCGGGATGGGGTGCCGCCCTGGTCAATGACTCGACCTATGGCTACGACGTCACGCGTACCGCGCATACGACAACCGTCCGGCTGTCGCTGCTGCGTGCCCCGCGCTTCCCGGATCCGCGCACCGACCAGGGGACGCACCGCTTCCGTTACGCACTGGTGCCGGGGGCGGCGATCGGGGACGCGGTGCGGGAGGGGTACCGGATCAATCTGCCCGAGCGGCGGATACCGGTCGGTGCCGCCGTGGCACCGCTGGTGTCGGTCGAGGACGACGCCGTGGTGGTGACGGCCGTCAAGCTGGCCGACGACGGCAGCGGCGATGTGGTGGTGCGGCTGCACGAGTCGCGGGGAGGGCGGGTGCGGACAGGGTTGACCGCCGGATTCCCGTGGACCGGCGCCGCGTCCTGCGATCTGCTGGAGCGGCCGACCGGCCGGGCCGATACCGAAGGCCCGCACTGTGCGCTCGCGCTGCGTCCGTTCGAGATCGTCACCCTGCGCTTCTCCCGCACCACCGAGTGA
- a CDS encoding transglycosylase family protein, with protein MPLRGRHRRPKPNRISRASLSVTAGGAGIALPLVGATGAHAASEGTWDKVARCESTNNWDINTGNGFYGGLQFTQSTWKAYGGTAYAARADLATKDQQIAVAEKVLDGQGPGAWPVCSGKAGLARGAAAPRSAPEALKASAPKARETQQKQTRRSEPTPTRLPGQAPSGAGRYVVVSGDSLSRIANDHNVRGGWRTLYETNRETIGGDPDLIYPGQKLALSGSGKATPKKTAPKAKPKRRAETHHKAKPKPRPQPEKQHTSRHTSAAKPAAGSGFTAPVSGVRPTTAYRASGSSWASGHHTGVDFPVGVGTSVKAVGAGHVVSAGWGDAYGYEVVIRHRDGRYSQYAHLSQLSVRAGQNVNGGQQIGRSGSTGNATGPHLHFEIRTGPGYGSDINPLAYLRAHGVSI; from the coding sequence ATGCCCTTACGGGGACGCCACCGCCGTCCGAAACCCAACCGCATCTCCCGTGCCTCGCTGAGCGTCACGGCGGGCGGCGCCGGTATCGCCCTGCCACTGGTCGGCGCCACGGGCGCGCACGCGGCCTCGGAAGGGACCTGGGACAAGGTCGCCCGGTGCGAGTCCACCAACAACTGGGACATCAACACCGGCAACGGCTTCTACGGCGGACTCCAGTTCACCCAGAGCACCTGGAAGGCGTACGGCGGAACCGCCTATGCGGCACGGGCCGATCTGGCCACCAAGGACCAGCAGATCGCCGTCGCGGAGAAGGTGCTCGACGGCCAGGGACCCGGCGCCTGGCCGGTCTGTTCCGGCAAGGCCGGGCTGGCCCGGGGGGCCGCCGCGCCCCGGAGCGCCCCCGAGGCCCTCAAGGCATCCGCGCCGAAGGCCCGGGAGACCCAGCAGAAGCAGACCCGGCGGAGCGAGCCCACGCCCACCCGGCTGCCCGGTCAGGCGCCGTCCGGGGCCGGCCGCTATGTGGTCGTCAGCGGCGACTCGCTGTCCCGGATCGCCAATGACCACAATGTGCGGGGCGGTTGGCGGACGCTCTACGAGACCAACCGAGAGACCATCGGCGGCGATCCGGATCTGATCTATCCCGGTCAGAAGCTGGCATTGAGCGGCAGTGGCAAGGCAACGCCGAAGAAGACCGCACCGAAAGCCAAACCGAAGCGCCGGGCCGAAACCCACCACAAGGCCAAGCCCAAGCCCCGGCCGCAGCCCGAGAAGCAGCACACCAGCCGCCACACATCCGCAGCGAAGCCCGCCGCCGGCTCGGGGTTCACCGCGCCGGTCAGCGGGGTCAGGCCGACCACGGCCTACCGGGCGTCCGGTTCCAGCTGGGCCAGCGGCCATCACACGGGCGTGGACTTCCCCGTGGGCGTGGGCACCTCGGTGAAGGCCGTCGGCGCGGGCCACGTGGTCTCGGCGGGCTGGGGCGACGCCTACGGCTACGAGGTGGTGATCCGCCACCGGGACGGCAGATACAGCCAGTACGCCCATCTCTCCCAGCTGTCGGTACGGGCGGGGCAGAACGTCAACGGCGGCCAGCAGATCGGCCGTTCCGGTTCCACGGGCAACGCCACCGGTCCACACCTCCACTTCGAGATCCGCACCGGTCCCGGCTACGGCTCCGACATCAACCCGCTCGCCTATCTGCGCGCCCACGGCGTCAGCATCTGA